The following proteins come from a genomic window of Denitromonas sp.:
- a CDS encoding TRAP transporter large permease, whose translation MDQTLLITLVTLGVGVLFLVGVPIFLVIGLWVTGVSLVIDFTLANIGVTLFEGLNFFGLLSLPLFILTGDLIAAAGIATRLASFAHACLSWMRGGLGLATIGSCGLFAAISGSNSATTATIGGIMHPLLEKDGYDSRFAAATAAAGGTVGIIIPPSIIFIVYGFLMNLSISDLFVAGILPGALMVIAMQVVCWWMCRKHGWGSVTPLDMGRVLRTARSAYLGFFAIFIVIFGIYSGIFSPTEAAAITVGFCLIAGLLITREIKWKALPDILLRSGQLTGMLAPMIAISIVMQQVFALLGAAETVQAFVAWFGDGEIIVLLVCMAIVLAAGCILESLPVTVIFAPILAPIAVATGVDPVHFSVIFLVGAAIGFITPPFGLNLFVASGVTGIPYAKLVKFAVMYMTGLIISWLIIAFIPWLSLGLIPAPG comes from the coding sequence ATGGATCAGACACTGCTCATCACCCTCGTTACCCTCGGCGTCGGCGTCCTGTTCCTGGTCGGCGTACCGATCTTCCTCGTCATCGGCCTGTGGGTCACCGGGGTGTCGCTGGTCATCGACTTCACGCTGGCCAACATCGGCGTCACGCTGTTCGAAGGGCTCAACTTCTTCGGCTTGCTGTCGCTGCCGCTGTTCATCCTCACCGGCGACCTCATCGCCGCCGCCGGCATCGCCACCCGCCTGGCCAGCTTCGCCCACGCCTGCCTGAGCTGGATGCGCGGCGGCCTGGGCCTGGCCACCATCGGCTCCTGCGGGCTGTTCGCCGCCATCTCGGGGTCGAACTCGGCCACCACCGCCACCATCGGCGGCATCATGCACCCGCTGCTCGAAAAGGATGGCTACGACAGCCGCTTCGCCGCCGCCACGGCCGCCGCCGGCGGTACGGTCGGCATCATCATCCCGCCATCGATCATCTTCATCGTGTATGGCTTCCTGATGAACCTGTCGATCTCCGACCTGTTCGTCGCCGGCATCCTGCCCGGTGCGCTGATGGTGATCGCCATGCAGGTGGTGTGCTGGTGGATGTGCCGCAAGCACGGCTGGGGCTCGGTCACGCCGCTCGACATGGGCCGCGTGCTGCGCACCGCACGCAGCGCCTACCTCGGCTTCTTCGCCATCTTCATCGTCATCTTCGGCATCTACTCGGGCATCTTCTCGCCCACCGAAGCGGCGGCCATCACGGTAGGCTTCTGCCTCATCGCCGGCCTGCTGATCACCCGCGAAATCAAGTGGAAGGCCCTGCCCGACATCTTGCTGCGCTCCGGCCAGCTCACCGGCATGCTGGCCCCGATGATCGCCATCTCCATCGTCATGCAGCAGGTGTTCGCCCTGCTCGGCGCCGCCGAGACGGTGCAGGCCTTCGTGGCCTGGTTCGGTGACGGCGAGATCATCGTGCTGCTGGTGTGCATGGCCATCGTGCTGGCGGCCGGCTGCATCCTCGAGAGCCTGCCGGTGACGGTCATCTTCGCCCCCATCCTGGCGCCCATCGCGGTGGCCACGGGCGTCGACCCGGTGCATTTCTCGGTGATCTTCCTGGTCGGTGCGGCCATCGGCTTCATCACCCCGCCCTTCGGCCTCAACCTGTTCGTGGCCAGCGGCGTCACCGGCATCCCCTACGCCAAGCTGGTGAAGTTCGCCGTGATGTACATGACCGGCCTGATCATCTCCTGGCTGATCATCGCCTTCATCCCCTGGCTGTCGCTCGGCCTGATCCCGGCCCCCGGCTGA
- a CDS encoding sulfite exporter TauE/SafE family protein, producing the protein MPDPALVALLAFFAVGTYFQTVTGFGLGMIVMGAASGFDLAPLPVVAAVVSLMALTNSAVALPGKLHLIDWPAARAVLVGVVPAIVLGVLLLDYLSTVAATALKLLLGVVIAYSGIVFALRPTQLPTRSSNRSFLASGFLAGLFGGLFGMAGPPVIFHFYRQPMALPAVRSMLLLVFTFTSASRTAFVGLQGGLTAEVWWLTAFAFVLVTAAAFAGRRYPPPLPPTVMRRIAFTVLILIGLSLIGSALAALQ; encoded by the coding sequence ATGCCCGATCCCGCCCTCGTCGCCCTGCTGGCCTTCTTTGCCGTCGGCACCTATTTCCAGACCGTCACCGGCTTCGGGCTGGGCATGATCGTGATGGGGGCGGCGAGCGGCTTCGATCTGGCGCCGCTGCCGGTGGTCGCGGCGGTGGTCAGCCTGATGGCGCTGACCAACAGCGCCGTCGCCCTGCCCGGCAAGCTGCACCTGATCGACTGGCCCGCCGCCCGCGCGGTGCTGGTCGGCGTGGTGCCGGCCATCGTCCTCGGCGTGCTGCTGCTCGACTACCTGAGCACCGTCGCCGCCACCGCCCTCAAACTGCTGCTCGGCGTGGTCATTGCCTACAGCGGCATCGTCTTTGCGCTGCGCCCCACGCAACTGCCGACGCGCTCGTCCAACCGCAGCTTTCTGGCCAGCGGGTTTCTTGCCGGGCTGTTCGGCGGGCTGTTCGGCATGGCCGGGCCGCCGGTGATCTTCCACTTCTACCGCCAGCCGATGGCGCTGCCCGCGGTGCGCAGCATGCTGCTGCTGGTGTTCACCTTCACCTCGGCCAGCCGCACGGCGTTCGTCGGCCTCCAGGGCGGGCTGACCGCCGAGGTCTGGTGGCTCACCGCTTTCGCCTTCGTGCTGGTCACCGCCGCCGCCTTCGCCGGCCGCCGCTACCCGCCCCCGCTGCCGCCGACGGTCATGCGCCGCATCGCGTTCACGGTGCTGATCCTGATCGGCCTGAGCCTGATCGGCTCGGCCCTCGCCGCGCTTCAGTAA
- a CDS encoding TRAP transporter small permease, translated as MSYLMALLRWLDRHAERTLILIAYTSMALIIVYAVFERYVFSTQIPWSSSIPIYLFLWVTWVGCAYNVNKRTHLVFNEFRLRMSYGWQFAMMWLDALLWIGFGSMVAWFTIEQTQLAYMNFAIVQGTDNVMQWWFYLATPVGWGLLMFRALQNLIEDIGRYRRGDPFLVDIQTIGGD; from the coding sequence ATGTCTTACCTGATGGCGCTACTTCGGTGGCTGGACCGCCACGCCGAGCGCACGCTCATCCTGATCGCCTACACCAGCATGGCCTTGATCATTGTGTACGCGGTCTTCGAGCGCTACGTGTTCAGCACCCAGATTCCCTGGAGCTCCTCGATCCCGATCTACCTGTTCCTGTGGGTGACCTGGGTCGGCTGCGCCTACAACGTCAACAAGCGCACCCATCTCGTGTTCAACGAGTTCCGCCTGCGCATGTCCTACGGCTGGCAGTTCGCCATGATGTGGCTCGACGCCCTCCTGTGGATCGGTTTCGGCTCCATGGTGGCCTGGTTCACCATCGAACAGACCCAGCTCGCCTATATGAACTTCGCCATCGTGCAGGGCACCGACAATGTCATGCAGTGGTGGTTCTACCTCGCCACCCCCGTCGGCTGGGGCCTGCTGATGTTCCGTGCGCTGCAGAACCTGATCGAAGACATTGGCCGCTATCGCCGCGGCGACCCCTTCCTGGTCGACATCCAGACCATCGGCGGAGATTGA
- a CDS encoding choline dehydrogenase, whose amino-acid sequence MSIDVDYIVVGAGSAGCVLANRLSADPANRVLLLEAGGPDNNPWIHIPVGYFKTMHDPKYDWCYKTEADAGIAGRQLQWPRGKVLGGSSSLNGLLYVRGQHEDYDRWAELGNDGWSFAEVLPYFKKSEDQERGASEYHGVGGPLKVSDLRLRRPIADHFIAAAKDIGIPYNDDYNGATQEGVGYFQQTAHKGFRWSTAKGFLKPARKRPNLFVETRAQTTRVLFEGKRAVGVEFMQGGQLRQARARAEVILASGAIGSPQILQNSGVGPAEVLQKAGVAVHHDLPGVGENLQDHLQVRLVLKTRERTLNDEVNNPINKLWIGMQYMLNRTGPLTLAASQVTIFTRSGPGVARPDIQFHMQPLSADKPGEGAHPFSAFTSSVCQLRPFSRGHVRIRSSDALQYPAIQPNYLSDERDHPVVIGGIKVARRIAEAPSLKPHIIDEFVPGRQFQTDDELLDAARRYSQSIYHPAGTCKMGNDPMAVVDARLKVHGLGNLRVVDASIMPELVSGNTNAPTIMIAEKAADMILADNR is encoded by the coding sequence ATGTCGATCGACGTTGACTACATTGTGGTCGGTGCCGGCTCTGCCGGCTGCGTACTGGCCAATCGTCTGTCCGCTGACCCGGCCAACCGCGTCCTGCTGCTCGAGGCAGGCGGCCCGGACAACAACCCGTGGATCCACATCCCGGTCGGTTACTTCAAGACCATGCACGACCCGAAGTACGACTGGTGCTACAAGACCGAGGCCGACGCCGGCATCGCGGGCCGCCAGCTGCAGTGGCCGCGCGGCAAGGTACTGGGCGGCTCCAGCTCGCTCAACGGCCTGCTGTATGTGCGCGGCCAGCATGAGGACTACGACCGCTGGGCCGAGCTGGGCAACGACGGCTGGAGCTTCGCCGAGGTGTTGCCCTACTTCAAGAAGTCCGAAGACCAGGAACGCGGCGCCAGCGAGTACCACGGTGTCGGCGGCCCGCTGAAAGTGTCGGATCTGCGTCTGCGCCGTCCGATCGCCGACCACTTCATTGCGGCAGCCAAGGATATCGGCATCCCCTACAACGACGATTACAACGGCGCCACGCAGGAAGGTGTCGGCTATTTCCAGCAGACCGCCCACAAGGGCTTTCGCTGGAGCACGGCCAAGGGCTTCCTGAAGCCGGCGCGCAAGCGGCCGAACCTGTTCGTCGAGACCCGCGCCCAGACCACCCGGGTGCTGTTCGAAGGCAAGCGCGCCGTGGGCGTGGAGTTCATGCAGGGCGGCCAGCTGCGTCAGGCGCGTGCCCGCGCCGAGGTCATCCTCGCTTCCGGTGCCATCGGTTCGCCGCAGATCCTGCAGAACTCCGGCGTCGGCCCGGCCGAGGTATTGCAAAAGGCCGGCGTGGCGGTGCATCACGACCTGCCGGGTGTGGGAGAGAACCTGCAGGACCACCTGCAGGTCCGGCTGGTGCTCAAGACCCGCGAGCGCACGCTCAACGACGAGGTCAACAACCCGATCAACAAGCTGTGGATCGGCATGCAGTACATGCTCAATCGCACCGGTCCGCTGACCCTCGCCGCCAGCCAGGTGACGATCTTCACCCGCTCGGGCCCGGGCGTGGCCCGCCCCGATATCCAGTTCCACATGCAGCCGCTGTCGGCCGACAAGCCGGGCGAAGGCGCGCATCCGTTCTCGGCCTTTACCTCGTCGGTGTGCCAGCTTCGCCCGTTCAGCCGCGGCCATGTGCGCATCCGCTCGAGCGATGCGCTGCAGTACCCGGCCATCCAGCCCAACTACTTGTCGGACGAGCGCGACCACCCGGTGGTGATCGGCGGCATCAAGGTGGCGCGGCGCATTGCCGAGGCGCCCTCGCTCAAGCCGCACATCATCGACGAGTTCGTGCCCGGCCGGCAGTTCCAGACCGACGACGAACTGCTCGACGCCGCCCGCCGCTACAGCCAGTCCATCTATCACCCGGCCGGCACCTGCAAGATGGGGAATGACCCGATGGCGGTGGTCGATGCACGCCTTAAGGTGCACGGACTGGGCAATCTGCGCGTGGTCGACGCCTCGATCATGCCGGAGCTGGTCTCGGGCAACACCAATGCGCCGACGATCATGATCGCTGAAAAGGCAGCCGACATGATCCTGGCCGACAACCGCTGA
- a CDS encoding methyl-accepting chemotaxis protein: protein MKISHKVGLAAAAVLCLTVSLLSVVQVSQLRSSLRAQAESNIAQSGSTLARQIENWLNGKLQLIDTMAQSIDAEFTPEHIQQVFDLPILKTQFLLIFGGLETDGARITNTPSWNPAGWDARKRPWYPVARDTAQAALTEPYADAATGEILISAVARLTDKGQFMGAFGGDLSLKTISEAVNALDLNGAGHAFLMAGNGKIISHPDAARNGKPYDELFDGQRPALNSTLSSVNSGGKALLVSFTPLSGLKGMDWYLGVALDESVLMQEAQAATVRAIIGTVVGVVLSVIVLAALMGRMLTPLQRLHQALREINGGAGDLTRRLPAEGQDEVAQLSQEFNRFVESLQSLIGNIMGQATRVRETSTETSTQVQTAASRLHAQLEELDRLAAEMDGMNSTAVSVAEHAAAAASAAQTASAQTEQGVKAVSQSSDAIQRLATDLNDTGQSINRLVALSKHIDTILAKITGIADQTNLLALNAAIEAARAGESGRGFAVVADEVRTLASLTQESTGEIRSIIEQLQSGVKLAESSMHQCSTTASRTVEEAGAANAILDEVRSAITRINDMSLHIAAVAKTQSDAAGELNARTATIRDISQEVAGGASRRVALCSSMVEHIGQQNALLERFKV, encoded by the coding sequence ATGAAGATTTCCCACAAGGTCGGCCTGGCGGCCGCCGCAGTGCTGTGCCTGACGGTCAGTTTGTTGTCCGTGGTGCAGGTCAGCCAGTTGCGCAGCAGCCTGCGCGCGCAGGCCGAGTCGAACATCGCCCAGTCCGGCAGCACGCTGGCGCGGCAGATCGAGAACTGGCTCAACGGCAAGTTGCAGCTGATCGACACGATGGCCCAGAGCATCGACGCCGAGTTCACCCCCGAGCACATCCAGCAGGTGTTCGACCTGCCCATCCTGAAGACCCAGTTCCTGCTCATCTTCGGCGGGCTGGAGACCGACGGCGCACGCATCACCAACACGCCGAGCTGGAACCCCGCCGGCTGGGATGCCCGCAAGCGCCCGTGGTATCCGGTGGCCCGGGACACGGCCCAGGCCGCCCTGACCGAGCCCTATGCCGACGCCGCCACCGGCGAGATCCTGATCTCCGCCGTCGCCAGGCTCACCGACAAGGGTCAGTTCATGGGCGCCTTCGGTGGCGACCTGAGCCTGAAGACCATCTCGGAGGCGGTCAACGCGCTCGACCTCAACGGCGCCGGTCACGCCTTCCTGATGGCCGGCAACGGCAAGATCATTTCGCACCCCGACGCGGCGCGCAACGGCAAGCCCTACGACGAACTCTTCGACGGCCAGCGCCCGGCGCTGAACAGCACGCTCAGCTCGGTCAACAGCGGCGGCAAGGCCTTGCTGGTGTCCTTCACGCCGCTCAGCGGCCTGAAGGGCATGGACTGGTACCTCGGCGTGGCGCTGGACGAATCGGTGCTCATGCAGGAGGCGCAGGCGGCCACGGTGCGCGCCATCATCGGCACGGTGGTCGGCGTGGTGCTCAGCGTCATCGTGCTGGCGGCCCTGATGGGCCGCATGCTCACGCCGCTGCAACGCCTGCATCAGGCGCTGCGCGAGATCAACGGCGGCGCCGGCGACCTCACCCGCCGACTGCCGGCCGAGGGCCAGGACGAGGTGGCCCAGCTGTCGCAGGAGTTCAACCGCTTTGTTGAATCGCTGCAGTCGCTGATCGGCAACATCATGGGCCAGGCCACGCGGGTGCGCGAGACCAGCACCGAAACATCTACTCAGGTACAGACGGCCGCCAGCCGGCTCCATGCGCAACTCGAAGAGCTCGACCGGCTGGCCGCCGAAATGGACGGCATGAACAGCACCGCGGTGTCGGTGGCCGAGCATGCGGCCGCCGCCGCCAGCGCCGCGCAGACGGCCAGCGCGCAGACCGAACAGGGCGTCAAGGCGGTGTCGCAGTCCTCCGACGCGATCCAGCGCCTGGCCACCGACCTGAACGACACGGGCCAGTCGATCAACCGCCTGGTGGCGCTGAGCAAGCATATCGACACCATCCTGGCCAAGATCACCGGCATCGCCGACCAGACCAACCTGCTGGCGCTCAACGCCGCCATCGAGGCCGCCCGCGCTGGCGAATCGGGGCGCGGCTTTGCCGTGGTGGCTGACGAGGTGCGCACGCTGGCCTCGCTGACACAGGAGTCGACCGGCGAGATCCGCAGCATCATCGAGCAGCTGCAAAGCGGCGTGAAGCTGGCCGAGAGCAGCATGCACCAGTGCAGCACCACCGCCAGCCGGACGGTCGAAGAGGCCGGGGCCGCCAACGCCATCCTCGACGAGGTGCGCAGCGCCATCACGCGGATCAACGACATGAGCCTGCACATCGCCGCCGTGGCCAAAACCCAGAGCGACGCCGCCGGTGAGCTGAACGCCCGTACCGCGACCATTCGCGACATCAGCCAGGAAGTGGCCGGCGGCGCCAGCCGGCGGGTGGCGCTGTGTTCGTCGATGGTCGAGCACATCGGCCAGCAGAACGCCTTGCTCGAGCGCTTCAAGGTCTGA
- the pta gene encoding phosphate acetyltransferase, producing MKALNRIIEQARATPGRIALSEGDDARVLTAAVRATQQGIARITLVGNRAAAEALAAREGLPLDGIDFVDPATSPLMPELADTLFELRRHKGMTREQAAEQAAQPLICANLLVKAGHADGTVSGAVHTTADVVRAAIQILGVKPGFKLISSFFLMMLCEPFHSLKGGLIFSDCGLVVDPNAEELSEIAMAAADSARDLLMEEPRVAMLSFSTRGSARHAAVDKVVEASRRVKAQRPGMAIDEDVQLDAAIVAEIANRKLPDSQVKGKANVLIFPNLEAGNIGYKLAERVGGAVAIGPLLQGLSQPANDLSRGCSAEDVFHVIAVTVVQGHRQPPAGA from the coding sequence ATGAAAGCACTCAATCGCATCATTGAGCAGGCCCGCGCCACGCCGGGCCGCATCGCCCTCTCCGAAGGCGACGACGCGCGCGTTCTCACCGCCGCGGTGCGCGCCACCCAGCAGGGCATCGCCCGCATCACACTGGTGGGCAATCGCGCCGCCGCCGAAGCCCTCGCGGCCCGGGAAGGCCTGCCGCTGGACGGCATCGACTTCGTCGATCCGGCCACCTCGCCGCTCATGCCCGAGCTGGCCGACACCCTGTTCGAGCTACGCCGCCACAAGGGCATGACCCGCGAGCAGGCCGCCGAACAGGCCGCCCAGCCGCTGATTTGCGCCAACCTGCTGGTCAAGGCCGGCCATGCCGACGGCACGGTGTCGGGCGCGGTGCACACCACCGCCGACGTGGTGCGCGCGGCGATCCAGATCCTCGGCGTCAAGCCGGGTTTCAAGCTGATCTCCAGCTTCTTCCTGATGATGCTGTGCGAGCCCTTCCACTCGCTCAAGGGCGGGCTGATCTTCTCGGACTGCGGGCTGGTGGTCGATCCGAACGCCGAGGAGTTGTCGGAGATCGCCATGGCCGCCGCCGACAGCGCGCGCGACCTGCTGATGGAAGAACCGCGCGTGGCGATGCTATCGTTCTCCACACGCGGCAGCGCCAGGCATGCGGCGGTCGACAAGGTGGTCGAGGCCTCGCGCCGGGTGAAGGCGCAGCGGCCGGGCATGGCCATCGACGAAGACGTGCAGCTCGACGCCGCCATCGTCGCCGAAATTGCCAACCGCAAGCTGCCGGACTCGCAAGTCAAGGGCAAGGCCAACGTGCTGATTTTTCCCAACCTCGAAGCCGGCAACATCGGCTACAAGCTGGCCGAACGGGTCGGCGGCGCGGTGGCCATCGGCCCGCTGCTGCAGGGCCTGAGCCAGCCGGCCAACGACCTGTCGCGCGGCTGCAGCGCGGAGGATGTGTTCCATGTGATCGCGGTGACCGTGGTGCAGGGCCACCGCCAGCCCCCCGCCGGCGCCTGA
- a CDS encoding TRAP transporter substrate-binding protein, with protein MANDNTLDRRGFLRIASRYGLTSTAFAAASVAGPLTLSSVAQAASQTADARAKGTPLVTLKFGASGFNETNLKIQESGQLWFAQQLEERSNGAMKIEFIGSNAICNQLDCVKKTQQGIVDIYSASTQNSAGSAPYYNALDFAYMFPSRAAQHHFFYHPKSEKLLREPMRKLHNIQFLYTHCELRGLMLGKKFADKPTVSTIEELAGTKNRVTGTQLGRIAMQLMNLNPVPIAWEETLDGLKQGLIDGAETWMGAAAYANMSPVLSQAVDLKFFCGTEHTAMNNKTFEKLPSTLRDIVMETAYDAQQYTQREQERALIEVVGAVPNPGPDTVFAKNNVRVATLSDAEILKAEKMCSPEYNPKPWEEWRERLNKMSGGQDVYKEIFTIAREIPKDLPVADVKPRRWWQSA; from the coding sequence ATGGCTAACGACAACACCCTCGATCGCCGTGGATTCCTGCGCATTGCGAGTCGCTACGGCCTGACCTCCACCGCCTTCGCCGCGGCCAGCGTCGCCGGCCCGCTGACGCTCAGCAGCGTCGCCCAGGCCGCCTCGCAGACGGCCGATGCCCGCGCCAAGGGCACGCCACTGGTCACGCTCAAGTTCGGCGCCTCGGGCTTCAACGAAACCAACCTGAAGATCCAGGAGTCGGGCCAGCTGTGGTTTGCCCAGCAACTGGAGGAGCGCAGCAACGGCGCGATGAAGATCGAGTTCATCGGCAGCAACGCGATCTGCAACCAGCTCGACTGCGTCAAAAAGACCCAGCAGGGCATCGTGGACATCTACTCGGCCAGCACGCAGAACTCGGCCGGCTCGGCGCCCTACTACAATGCGCTCGACTTCGCCTACATGTTCCCGTCGCGCGCGGCCCAGCACCACTTCTTCTACCACCCCAAGAGCGAGAAGTTGCTGCGCGAGCCGATGCGCAAGCTGCACAACATCCAGTTCCTCTACACCCACTGCGAACTGCGCGGCCTCATGCTGGGCAAGAAGTTCGCCGACAAGCCGACCGTGAGCACCATCGAAGAGCTCGCCGGCACCAAGAACCGCGTCACCGGCACCCAGCTCGGCCGCATCGCCATGCAGCTGATGAACCTGAACCCGGTACCGATCGCCTGGGAAGAGACCCTCGACGGCCTCAAGCAAGGCCTGATCGACGGCGCCGAGACCTGGATGGGCGCGGCCGCCTACGCCAACATGTCGCCGGTGCTGTCGCAGGCGGTGGATCTGAAGTTCTTCTGCGGCACCGAACACACCGCGATGAACAACAAGACCTTCGAGAAGCTGCCCTCGACGCTGCGCGACATCGTCATGGAAACCGCCTACGACGCGCAGCAATACACCCAGCGCGAGCAGGAACGGGCGCTGATCGAGGTGGTCGGCGCGGTGCCCAACCCGGGCCCGGACACCGTCTTCGCCAAGAACAACGTGCGGGTCGCCACGCTGTCGGATGCCGAGATCCTCAAGGCCGAGAAGATGTGCTCGCCCGAGTACAACCCCAAGCCGTGGGAAGAGTGGCGCGAGCGACTCAACAAGATGTCCGGCGGCCAGGATGTGTACAAGGAGATCTTCACCATCGCGCGCGAGATCCCCAAGGACCTGCCCGTGGCAGACGTGAAGCCGCGCCGCTGGTGGCAGAGCGCCTGA
- a CDS encoding IclR family transcriptional regulator, which produces MKRNPQEMDQNRTATPIEPVFDDVDDAPQAGTNEDIRRLRPLTVLELLTESPQPLTLAQLAALMQVPKSTLMRLLHSMEAQGYVLHMPAERGYVTGTRAVALSLKTLRGSNMRRECRAVLRALVRRLGETCNLTVPDAGRVLYVERVDTAEPLRMHVQPGTWVPMHCTASGKLFLSSMSLLERQSVLANLPLPRSSPRTLVERAALEAELDRLAKLGIGIDNEEFVRGMIAVAVPVRDREGKLVAAIACHAPSARVSLDELMGNVPQLRAAAERMREVLLPPLG; this is translated from the coding sequence ATGAAACGGAACCCGCAGGAGATGGACCAGAATCGCACTGCAACACCGATCGAGCCGGTCTTCGACGATGTCGATGACGCGCCGCAAGCCGGTACCAACGAAGACATCCGGCGCTTGCGCCCGCTCACCGTGCTCGAGCTGCTGACCGAGTCGCCCCAGCCGCTGACCCTGGCCCAGCTGGCCGCGCTCATGCAGGTGCCCAAGAGCACGCTGATGCGCCTGCTGCACTCGATGGAGGCGCAAGGCTATGTGCTGCACATGCCGGCCGAACGCGGCTATGTGACCGGCACGCGCGCGGTGGCGCTGTCGCTCAAGACGCTGCGCGGCTCAAACATGCGGCGTGAGTGCCGCGCCGTGCTGCGCGCCCTGGTGCGGCGCCTGGGCGAGACCTGCAACCTCACCGTGCCCGACGCCGGGCGGGTGCTCTACGTGGAACGGGTGGACACCGCCGAGCCGCTGCGCATGCATGTGCAGCCGGGCACCTGGGTGCCGATGCACTGCACCGCCAGTGGCAAGCTGTTCCTGTCGTCGATGTCGCTGCTCGAGCGCCAGTCGGTGCTGGCCAACCTGCCGCTGCCGCGCTCGTCGCCGCGCACCCTTGTCGAGCGCGCCGCGCTGGAGGCCGAACTGGACCGCCTGGCCAAGCTCGGTATCGGTATCGACAACGAGGAATTCGTGCGCGGCATGATTGCCGTGGCGGTGCCGGTGCGCGACCGCGAGGGCAAGCTGGTGGCCGCGATCGCCTGCCATGCGCCGAGCGCGCGCGTCTCGCTCGACGAGCTGATGGGCAACGTGCCGCAGCTGCGCGCCGCGGCCGAGCGCATGCGCGAGGTGTTGTTGCCGCCGCTGGGGTAG